Below is a genomic region from Chloroflexota bacterium.
ACTGGGTGTAGGCAATCTGATGGCGTCGGCATACCTCGCTTATCGTGGCCCCCGACCCCCTCCCCTCCTCCACTACCCTCAGCTTCTCTTCAGCACTCATGTGCCTACCTTGACTTCTCTCCACAGTATTACTCCCTCCTATCGATCATTATACTTCCCCAGGAGGGCCTAACATTTTTCCTCAAAGCTGATTGTCCGACTTCCATTGAAGCACAACACCATCACTAGCCTAGTTGGTTTTACTCCATATATTCCTTGGATAGCTGGGGTAGTAGCCCTACTGTTCTTTCTTCTTCTGGCTGCATTTCTTGCTTATCATGACTTATACATACATCACATGGAATTGATGAGGCGAACTCCCGCATACCCCACATACATATACCTACCTAAGCCACGACGTCTTACCAATAAAGATGTGGCCGTTATTATAGATTTAGAGCGACAAATGAAGCATCTGCATGGGCATAGCGATTATGATG
It encodes:
- a CDS encoding transposase, yielding MERSQGRHMSAEEKLRVVEEGRGSGATISEVCRRHQIAYTQ